A part of Lacibacter sp. H407 genomic DNA contains:
- a CDS encoding class I SAM-dependent methyltransferase, which yields MSLQVKYTYCPVCKNNDFEPVLTASDNTVTKESFTIAECGMCGLRFTLNAPAEAAIHKYYQSSAYISHSNTKRGIINLLYHGARFFTMMSKERLVKKESKRQVGMLLDIGSGTGTFAHTMERAGWSVTGLEPDPEARALAVKKYNCDIYPSEDLFRLPPETYSVITMWHVLEHVHQLDDYVQRIKELLASNGKLIVAVPNYTSKDAAVYGADWASYDVPRHLYHFSPKSMRVLMKRHGLRVVKTRRMWLDSFYISLLSEKNRGGFFLRGLWNGFASNLNALLRKEKCSSLIYVIDKEG from the coding sequence ATGAGCCTACAAGTGAAGTACACTTATTGTCCGGTTTGCAAAAACAATGATTTCGAACCTGTTTTAACAGCATCTGATAATACAGTTACAAAAGAGTCGTTTACAATTGCCGAGTGTGGCATGTGTGGTTTACGGTTTACGTTAAATGCACCTGCTGAAGCAGCCATTCACAAATATTATCAATCCTCCGCTTATATTTCCCATAGCAATACAAAACGAGGCATCATCAATCTCTTGTACCACGGAGCCCGTTTTTTTACCATGATGTCGAAAGAACGATTGGTAAAGAAAGAGTCCAAGCGCCAGGTAGGTATGCTGCTTGATATTGGAAGCGGTACAGGCACCTTTGCTCACACCATGGAAAGGGCAGGCTGGAGTGTTACAGGACTGGAGCCCGACCCTGAAGCAAGGGCCCTGGCGGTAAAAAAATACAACTGCGATATTTATCCATCGGAAGATCTGTTTCGTTTGCCTCCTGAAACATATAGTGTGATCACCATGTGGCACGTATTGGAACATGTGCATCAACTGGATGATTATGTTCAACGAATCAAAGAATTACTGGCATCGAATGGCAAACTCATTGTTGCCGTTCCAAATTATACCAGCAAAGATGCGGCTGTATATGGAGCAGATTGGGCTTCGTATGATGTTCCCCGACATTTGTATCATTTTTCTCCAAAGTCGATGCGGGTATTAATGAAGCGCCACGGATTGCGTGTGGTCAAAACAAGACGCATGTGGCTTGATAGTTTTTATATTTCATTATTGAGTGAAAAGAACAGGGGTGGTTTTTTCCTGAGAGGCCTTTGGAACGGATTTGCTTCCAACCTCAATGCACTTCTCCGGAAAGAAAAATGCAGCTCATTGATCTATGTAATTGATAAAGAAGGTTAA
- a CDS encoding hemolysin family protein yields the protein MEIFILFVLIFLNSLFVIAEITLVSARRSRLEMFAAKGSSSARTALELSENPEVFLSAAQIGITLIAILTGVYSGEKFGKDLTPVIEKIPLLNLYAESIATGIIVVIVTILSIVLGELIPKRIGLMNAEKIAMAVAKPMKVFAKAVHPLVWFLNRSTNLIFRLFNVKTVSDNQVTEEEIKAIINEGTEQGTIEEAEQEIIERVFHLGDRNITSLMTHRNDIVWFDLNDTESSIKEKIIKETHSIYPVCDGDLDDIKGFVSIKDMYVSDDFTLFKDLMKPALFVPENNSAYQILERFKQGKIHSAFIVDEYGSVQGMITLNDILEAIVGDIPEPHNDDYEIVKRDDGSYLIDAQIPFYDFLSRFEKTEWMNEGEREFDTLAGFILHELERIPHAGEKFDWKGFTFEIIDMDGHRIDKVLLHVPDGVGDDE from the coding sequence ATGGAGATTTTTATATTATTCGTTCTTATTTTTCTGAATAGTTTGTTTGTGATCGCTGAGATTACACTTGTTTCTGCCCGCCGTTCACGCCTGGAAATGTTTGCTGCAAAAGGTAGCAGCAGTGCCCGTACAGCCCTGGAGCTTTCTGAAAATCCGGAGGTGTTCCTGTCGGCCGCACAGATCGGAATTACGCTGATTGCCATTTTAACGGGTGTGTATTCCGGTGAAAAGTTCGGGAAAGACCTGACGCCGGTGATTGAAAAGATCCCTCTATTGAATCTGTATGCAGAAAGTATTGCAACCGGTATCATTGTAGTGATCGTTACCATTCTGTCGATCGTTTTGGGCGAATTGATCCCCAAGCGTATCGGTTTGATGAATGCGGAGAAAATCGCCATGGCGGTTGCAAAACCCATGAAGGTTTTCGCCAAAGCTGTGCACCCGCTTGTTTGGTTTCTCAACCGAAGCACAAATCTTATTTTCCGTTTGTTTAATGTAAAAACGGTTTCTGATAACCAGGTAACGGAAGAAGAGATCAAGGCCATCATTAACGAAGGAACCGAACAGGGAACCATTGAAGAAGCCGAGCAAGAGATCATTGAACGGGTATTTCATTTGGGCGACAGGAATATTACTTCCCTCATGACACACCGAAATGATATTGTGTGGTTTGATCTGAATGATACAGAATCGTCGATCAAAGAAAAGATCATCAAAGAAACACACTCCATCTATCCTGTTTGCGATGGCGATCTGGATGATATTAAAGGCTTTGTATCGATCAAGGATATGTATGTATCGGATGATTTTACACTTTTTAAAGATCTGATGAAACCTGCCTTGTTTGTTCCGGAAAACAATTCAGCTTATCAAATACTTGAACGATTCAAGCAAGGCAAAATCCATAGTGCTTTTATTGTTGATGAATACGGCAGCGTACAAGGAATGATCACGCTCAACGATATATTGGAAGCAATTGTTGGAGATATTCCTGAACCTCACAATGATGACTACGAAATTGTAAAAAGGGATGACGGTAGTTATCTCATAGACGCACAGATTCCTTTTTACGACTTCCTTTCACGCTTTGAAAAAACAGAATGGATGAATGAAGGGGAACGTGAGTTTGATACATTGGCCGGCTTTATTCTTCATGAACTGGAACGCATTCCCCATGCCGGTGAAAAGTTCGATTGGAAAGGATTTACATTCGAGATCATTGATATGGACGGGCACCGTATCGACAAAGTGTTGCTACATGTACCAGACGGTGTTGGAGATGACGAATAG
- a CDS encoding phosphatase PAP2 family protein encodes MLKPVIQFDRSLFYYINNKWSNDFFDAVMPFVRNQYFWVPVYLFLLVFVITNFRTKALWWILFFLATFALTDMISTQVFKAFFERPRPCADAITSQSVRMLIPCSYSYGFVSSHAANHFGIAMFLFGTMRQFFRNWIWLAFFWAFLVSYAQLYVGAHFPFDVVGGCLLGLLIGQQTSRIFNRQFDGLQVN; translated from the coding sequence ATGCTGAAGCCAGTCATACAATTCGACCGTTCCCTCTTCTACTACATCAATAATAAATGGAGCAATGATTTTTTTGATGCGGTAATGCCGTTTGTGCGTAACCAATATTTCTGGGTTCCTGTTTATCTGTTCCTGTTGGTATTTGTGATCACGAATTTCCGGACAAAAGCCTTGTGGTGGATCCTTTTTTTCCTGGCAACTTTTGCGTTAACAGATATGATCAGCACACAGGTGTTCAAAGCTTTTTTTGAACGTCCTCGCCCCTGTGCGGATGCCATCACATCACAAAGTGTGCGCATGTTGATTCCCTGCAGCTATAGTTATGGTTTTGTTTCTTCTCACGCCGCAAATCACTTTGGAATTGCTATGTTTTTGTTTGGAACAATGCGCCAGTTTTTCCGAAACTGGATATGGTTAGCATTTTTCTGGGCATTCCTTGTTAGTTATGCCCAATTATATGTTGGCGCTCATTTCCCTTTTGATGTAGTTGGAGGATGCTTGTTAGGCTTGCTGATTGGCCAACAAACTTCCCGCATTTTTAATCGTCAATTTGATGGTTTACAGGTTAACTGA
- a CDS encoding LTA synthase family protein, producing MLKETMGHRFQLPPTSRWVLRLFVFFMLLFSMMRVLTFFSFRPDDVSIADAIPSFLMGIRFDLRWVCILLAPLLLAGSFHRFSPFQSAKTKRFWIVYLVVMSSFLLFFFGADFGHFDYVETRLNASALNFIEDFAISMSMLWQSYPLFWIFILLSLIVYLLYRFFQRSHSKVHTVQHPFKPMRTFWMMLLLLIGVAGSNPAKPLTWKDAFRLGDNFKAYLALNPLENFFTTLRFRKPFADDGSAKIQFETMKQLLQLPQESTMLNFQRRETFTQPAKPMNVVLVICESLSMYKTGLSGNPLNTTPYLQQLANEGLLFERCFSPHFGTARGVFAMLSGVPDVQLSKFSTRNTEALDQHTILNSFTNHEKFYFIGGNSEFNNFKGLLVDNVNGLHLYEEGMYKSPKFNVWGISDKNLFNEANEVLSQQTTPFFSIIQTADNHRPFVLPAEDTAAVAAPQVNPLLLKKYGFDSQKEMEALLYTDYSIQQFMEQAKRQPWFNNTLFVFIGDHGVKGNATALYPDAWTNERLTDEHVPLLFYAPGFIKPEKRKEVVSQVDVLPTIAGLLNQPYTNSTIGRDLLRKTAGKDFAFIIHHDEAKIGMLNNEFYYILNMNLQKDTLVPLHFNASTLPKEKYEATKKQMAIETIALYESSRWMLLNNKKGNVKP from the coding sequence TTGCTTAAGGAAACTATGGGTCATCGCTTTCAGTTACCGCCAACCTCACGTTGGGTACTACGTTTGTTTGTGTTTTTCATGCTGCTGTTCAGCATGATGCGTGTATTGACTTTTTTTTCTTTCAGGCCTGATGATGTTTCCATTGCCGATGCAATTCCTTCGTTTCTGATGGGTATCCGTTTTGATCTGCGTTGGGTTTGTATTTTATTGGCACCGCTTTTACTGGCAGGGAGCTTCCACCGTTTCTCACCCTTTCAATCGGCTAAAACAAAACGCTTCTGGATCGTTTATCTGGTGGTGATGAGCAGCTTTTTGTTATTCTTCTTTGGTGCCGATTTTGGTCATTTCGATTATGTTGAAACAAGACTGAATGCAAGTGCCCTCAATTTTATTGAGGACTTTGCGATTTCCATGAGTATGCTCTGGCAATCGTATCCATTGTTCTGGATATTTATTTTATTATCGTTGATCGTTTATCTGCTGTATCGTTTTTTTCAACGCAGCCATTCAAAGGTTCATACAGTTCAACATCCGTTTAAGCCCATGCGCACGTTCTGGATGATGTTGTTACTTCTGATCGGTGTGGCGGGCAGTAACCCGGCAAAACCGTTAACCTGGAAAGATGCGTTTCGGTTGGGCGATAATTTCAAAGCTTACCTGGCGCTTAACCCGCTGGAAAATTTCTTTACAACGCTTCGTTTCCGAAAACCGTTTGCTGATGATGGCAGTGCGAAAATTCAGTTTGAAACAATGAAACAATTGTTACAACTGCCGCAGGAATCAACCATGCTGAATTTTCAACGCAGAGAAACATTTACGCAACCGGCAAAACCGATGAATGTAGTGTTGGTGATCTGCGAATCGCTCAGTATGTATAAAACAGGATTGAGTGGAAATCCACTGAATACGACGCCTTACCTGCAACAACTGGCCAATGAAGGATTGTTGTTTGAACGATGTTTCTCTCCACACTTTGGAACAGCAAGAGGTGTATTTGCCATGTTGAGCGGAGTGCCGGATGTACAATTAAGTAAATTTTCAACAAGAAATACAGAAGCCCTTGATCAGCATACAATTCTTAACTCCTTCACCAATCATGAAAAATTTTATTTTATAGGAGGGAATAGTGAGTTTAATAATTTTAAAGGCTTGCTGGTGGATAATGTGAACGGACTTCATTTGTATGAAGAGGGAATGTACAAAAGTCCAAAATTCAATGTATGGGGTATCAGCGATAAAAATCTCTTCAACGAAGCCAATGAAGTTTTATCGCAACAGACAACTCCGTTTTTCAGCATTATACAAACAGCCGATAATCATCGTCCGTTTGTACTACCTGCCGAAGATACTGCTGCCGTTGCTGCACCACAGGTAAATCCATTGCTGCTTAAGAAATATGGATTTGATTCGCAGAAAGAAATGGAAGCGTTGCTGTACACCGATTACAGCATACAGCAGTTTATGGAACAAGCGAAGCGACAGCCATGGTTCAATAATACATTGTTTGTTTTTATTGGCGACCACGGTGTAAAAGGAAATGCAACAGCCTTATATCCTGATGCATGGACAAATGAACGATTGACAGATGAACATGTGCCATTGTTGTTTTATGCCCCGGGTTTTATTAAACCAGAAAAACGAAAAGAAGTGGTAAGCCAGGTGGATGTATTGCCAACAATTGCCGGGTTATTGAATCAGCCTTATACAAATAGCACTATTGGCCGTGATCTGTTACGAAAAACTGCCGGAAAAGATTTTGCATTTATTATTCACCACGATGAAGCCAAGATCGGAATGTTGAACAATGAGTTTTACTACATTCTCAATATGAATCTGCAAAAAGACACCTTGGTGCCTTTGCATTTTAATGCGTCCACACTGCCGAAAGAAAAATATGAAGCCACGAAAAAGCAAATGGCCATTGAAACTATTGCGTTGTATGAATCATCCCGGTGGATGTTGCTGAATAATAAAAAAGGGAATGTGAAGCCGTAG
- a CDS encoding class I SAM-dependent methyltransferase produces the protein MEALSANQKTWYRNWFNSPYYHQLYFQRDEQEAAAFIDRLLVKLNPPNNAAMLDVACGRGRHSIHLASKGYMVTGIDISDDSIAEAKKHETEKLEFFVHDMRLPFRMNYYDVAFNFFTSFGFFRTRREHDNAIRTIAQAIKQGGTFVIDYLNAHYIENHLQYKSEFQKDDVTYYITRWLDETHFYKKIVIEDEANLEEPLEFTEKVAKFSLGDFNDMFSFYDLQVQEVYGDYHFEPYHVTNSPRLIIVAKKMK, from the coding sequence ATGGAAGCACTTTCTGCCAATCAGAAAACATGGTATCGTAACTGGTTCAATTCACCCTATTATCATCAGTTGTATTTTCAACGGGATGAGCAGGAAGCTGCTGCATTTATTGACCGGCTCTTAGTAAAACTCAATCCACCAAACAATGCAGCAATGCTTGATGTGGCGTGTGGCCGTGGAAGGCATAGCATTCATCTTGCATCAAAAGGATACATGGTAACAGGGATCGATATCAGCGATGACAGTATTGCTGAAGCCAAAAAACATGAAACAGAAAAGCTGGAGTTTTTTGTGCATGATATGCGATTGCCATTTCGCATGAATTATTATGATGTGGCGTTCAACTTCTTTACAAGCTTTGGTTTCTTCCGCACCCGTCGGGAGCACGATAATGCTATTCGCACCATTGCACAAGCCATTAAACAGGGCGGCACTTTTGTAATTGATTACTTAAATGCACATTATATCGAAAACCATTTGCAATACAAGAGTGAGTTTCAGAAAGATGATGTTACCTATTACATTACACGTTGGTTAGACGAAACACATTTTTATAAAAAGATCGTTATTGAAGATGAGGCAAATCTGGAAGAACCGCTTGAATTCACAGAGAAAGTTGCCAAGTTTTCATTGGGTGATTTTAATGATATGTTTTCGTTTTACGATCTGCAGGTGCAGGAAGTATATGGGGATTATCATTTTGAGCCTTACCATGTAACCAATTCGCCACGGCTGATCATTGTTGCGAAGAAGATGAAGTAA
- a CDS encoding rhodanese-like domain-containing protein, whose translation MRLVIISVLFLLSSCNGGAQTNKEVSADQFEKGIQQANIQLLDVRTAGEYRNGHIKSALQANWNDQNEFADRTSALDKQKPVYIYCLSGPRSSAAAEWLRANGFQQVVELNGGFSSWKRNGKPVEGMADVKQMTISDYQQQIAGKEYVLVDFGAEWCPPCRKMEPIVNEFLAQHKEISFFKIDGGIHTDLMKQLNAEGLPTFILLKNGQEVWRHKGVLTPEELNNIWTSKK comes from the coding sequence ATGCGATTGGTAATAATATCTGTACTCTTCCTGCTAAGTAGTTGTAACGGTGGGGCTCAAACGAATAAAGAAGTTTCGGCCGATCAATTTGAAAAAGGAATTCAACAAGCCAATATTCAACTTCTGGATGTGCGTACGGCTGGTGAATACAGGAATGGCCATATCAAATCTGCATTGCAGGCTAACTGGAACGATCAGAATGAATTTGCTGACAGAACCTCTGCACTGGATAAACAAAAACCAGTTTACATCTATTGCCTCAGCGGTCCACGCAGCAGCGCAGCAGCTGAATGGTTGAGAGCCAATGGCTTTCAACAAGTAGTGGAACTGAATGGCGGTTTCAGCAGCTGGAAACGCAACGGTAAGCCGGTTGAAGGAATGGCTGATGTAAAACAGATGACGATAAGCGACTATCAGCAACAGATTGCAGGCAAAGAATATGTGTTGGTTGACTTTGGTGCTGAATGGTGCCCGCCTTGCCGTAAGATGGAACCAATAGTAAATGAATTTCTGGCACAGCACAAAGAAATTTCATTCTTTAAAATAGACGGAGGCATTCATACTGATCTCATGAAACAACTAAATGCTGAAGGGTTGCCAACCTTTATTCTTTTGAAAAACGGACAGGAAGTCTGGCGCCACAAAGGTGTTCTTACACCTGAAGAACTAAACAATATTTGGACAAGTAAGAAATAG
- a CDS encoding GtrA family protein translates to MINSLVAFIHGVIDWFYPPFKKLMPMQTFRYAACGGGNTVLDILLFYISYNFILNKEMVHTPFMTVSPHIAAFLMSFIITFPVGFFLSRYVVFEGSAVRKREQLPKYMIVVAGAILLNYFFLKIFVETFHMYATLAKICTTVFVVAFSYFSQKYFTFKVS, encoded by the coding sequence ATGATTAACAGTCTTGTTGCATTTATTCATGGGGTGATCGATTGGTTTTATCCGCCATTCAAAAAGTTAATGCCGATGCAAACCTTTCGGTATGCGGCTTGTGGGGGAGGAAATACAGTGCTGGATATTCTGTTGTTTTACATCAGCTATAATTTTATTCTCAACAAAGAAATGGTGCACACACCGTTCATGACGGTAAGCCCCCATATTGCAGCATTCCTCATGTCGTTTATCATAACGTTTCCGGTTGGTTTTTTCCTGAGCCGTTATGTGGTGTTTGAAGGAAGTGCTGTTCGCAAGCGGGAGCAATTGCCAAAATATATGATCGTTGTGGCTGGCGCCATTTTGCTGAACTATTTTTTCCTGAAAATATTTGTTGAAACCTTTCACATGTATGCCACACTGGCGAAGATCTGTACCACGGTGTTTGTAGTGGCATTCAGTTATTTTTCGCAGAAGTATTTTACGTTTAAAGTCAGTTGA
- a CDS encoding DUF456 domain-containing protein, whose amino-acid sequence MEWTWIIIGVVLAIIAIAGSILPLIPGPPVAYIGLLLQQLRDDKPFTTNFLILWAAIVLVSLILDYVIPIWGTKKFGGTKYGVWGCTLGFLAAFWMGPWGIIVGPFVGAFIGEMIAQQNSNIAFKAALGSFVGFLAGSFLKLVICFFMLYYILTSI is encoded by the coding sequence ATGGAATGGACATGGATCATCATTGGAGTTGTTCTTGCAATTATTGCAATTGCCGGAAGCATTCTGCCGCTTATTCCCGGCCCGCCCGTTGCTTATATTGGTTTACTACTGCAACAACTGCGGGACGACAAGCCGTTTACAACCAACTTTCTCATATTATGGGCCGCCATTGTTTTGGTTTCTCTCATTCTTGATTATGTAATTCCCATTTGGGGCACTAAGAAATTTGGCGGTACCAAGTATGGCGTTTGGGGATGTACCCTTGGTTTCCTCGCAGCATTCTGGATGGGACCATGGGGTATCATCGTTGGTCCGTTTGTGGGTGCTTTTATTGGAGAAATGATCGCTCAGCAAAATTCAAACATTGCATTCAAAGCTGCGCTGGGATCGTTTGTTGGTTTTTTGGCAGGCAGTTTTTTAAAACTAGTAATCTGCTTTTTTATGTTGTATTATATTTTAACAAGTATATAA
- the fbp gene encoding class 1 fructose-bisphosphatase has product MSIDRRILTLDEFTIQQLRNFPQATGELSSLLRDLGLAAKRVNVEVNKAGLVDILGDAGSINVQGEDVKKLDIYANTQFMKVLQHGISCAGIGSEEMDDIVVFDDEISNNAKYVVMFDPLDGSGNIDVNISIGTIFSVYRRVSERGKPCTMADFLQKGRNQVAAGYMVYGSSTMMVYATRRGVNGFTLDPSIGEFCLSHPDIQCPPEGNIYSVNHGNFFRYEKGVQEYINVCQKKDKTTGGPYTQRYIGSMVADVHRSLIKGGIFMYPGTVDRPNGKLRLAYECNPFAFIMEMAGGRATDGKIPILDVQPTELHQRVPMFIGSKNMMSELESFYKG; this is encoded by the coding sequence ATGAGTATAGACAGAAGAATTCTTACACTGGATGAGTTTACCATCCAACAGCTACGCAATTTCCCACAAGCAACGGGTGAGTTGAGTAGTCTGTTGCGTGATCTTGGTCTTGCTGCCAAACGTGTGAATGTTGAAGTGAACAAAGCAGGACTGGTGGATATTTTAGGCGATGCCGGAAGTATTAATGTGCAGGGCGAAGATGTGAAGAAGCTGGATATTTATGCCAACACACAATTTATGAAAGTGCTGCAACACGGTATCAGTTGTGCTGGCATTGGCAGTGAAGAGATGGACGATATTGTGGTGTTTGATGATGAGATCAGTAACAATGCAAAGTATGTGGTGATGTTCGATCCGTTGGATGGCAGTGGTAATATTGATGTGAACATTTCCATAGGTACAATTTTTAGTGTGTACAGAAGAGTTAGTGAAAGAGGCAAGCCATGTACGATGGCTGATTTTTTGCAGAAGGGCCGCAACCAGGTAGCCGCAGGTTATATGGTATACGGCAGCAGCACAATGATGGTGTACGCAACACGAAGAGGAGTGAATGGTTTTACATTGGATCCATCGATTGGTGAATTTTGTTTGAGTCATCCTGATATTCAATGTCCGCCGGAAGGAAATATTTACTCGGTGAATCATGGTAATTTTTTTCGTTACGAAAAAGGAGTGCAGGAATACATCAATGTTTGTCAGAAAAAAGATAAAACCACAGGCGGTCCATATACCCAGCGATATATTGGAAGCATGGTGGCCGATGTGCACCGCAGTTTGATCAAAGGCGGAATCTTTATGTATCCCGGCACCGTTGATCGTCCAAATGGCAAATTGCGTTTGGCGTATGAGTGCAACCCGTTTGCGTTTATTATGGAGATGGCAGGAGGCAGGGCAACTGATGGGAAAATTCCGATCCTTGATGTGCAGCCAACAGAGCTTCATCAACGTGTACCGATGTTTATTGGAAGCAAGAATATGATGAGCGAACTGGAAAGCTTTTACAAAGGATGA
- a CDS encoding GNAT family N-acetyltransferase, with the protein MHEGNNVYELAKMSVTEQWQGKGISKLLIEACLQKAKEIGAVKIELFSNHQLKSALKLYEKYGFSYVELKDSPFATADIKMELILNHA; encoded by the coding sequence GTGCATGAAGGAAACAACGTGTATGAGCTGGCCAAAATGAGTGTAACCGAACAATGGCAGGGCAAAGGCATCAGTAAACTATTAATTGAAGCCTGTTTGCAAAAAGCAAAAGAAATCGGAGCAGTGAAGATCGAATTATTTTCGAACCATCAATTGAAAAGTGCATTGAAGTTGTATGAAAAATATGGCTTTTCGTATGTTGAACTGAAAGATTCGCCATTTGCAACAGCTGATATAAAAATGGAACTTATTTTAAACCACGCTTAA
- a CDS encoding ABC transporter ATP-binding protein: protein MQQKIIEVKNLVKNYGSFKAVKGISFDVYEGEIFGLLGPNGAGKSTTLEIIETLREKTSGEILVDGLNLDTQANEIKKIIGVQLQSSGYYPGLTLIELIQLFSGLYNRKVDGMALLKTVNLEEKAKAKYKEMSGGQKQRFSVATTLINEPKIVFLDEPTTGLDPQARRNLWELIRTIQSRGTTVIITTHYMDEAEYLCDRVAIIDSGNIVAMDSPSKLIDSLLGTGFERPKQMKAANLEDVFISLTGHALRDE, encoded by the coding sequence ATGCAGCAGAAAATTATAGAGGTTAAGAATTTAGTGAAGAACTACGGCAGTTTCAAAGCTGTAAAAGGTATCAGCTTTGATGTGTATGAAGGTGAAATATTTGGTTTGCTGGGTCCAAACGGCGCAGGTAAATCAACCACGCTGGAGATCATCGAAACACTACGTGAAAAAACCAGTGGTGAAATACTGGTTGATGGATTGAACCTCGACACACAAGCAAATGAAATTAAAAAGATCATTGGTGTACAGTTGCAATCATCGGGTTATTATCCCGGGCTCACATTGATCGAACTGATTCAATTGTTCAGCGGATTATATAACCGAAAAGTTGATGGTATGGCTTTGCTGAAAACAGTGAACCTGGAAGAAAAAGCCAAAGCAAAATACAAAGAGATGAGTGGCGGACAGAAACAACGTTTCTCTGTAGCTACCACACTTATCAACGAACCAAAAATTGTTTTCTTAGATGAACCTACTACCGGACTTGATCCGCAGGCAAGAAGAAATTTGTGGGAGCTGATCCGGACTATTCAATCAAGAGGAACAACTGTGATCATTACCACACATTACATGGACGAAGCTGAATATCTTTGCGACCGTGTTGCTATCATCGACAGTGGTAACATTGTAGCAATGGATTCACCATCAAAACTTATTGACTCGTTGCTTGGAACAGGTTTTGAACGGCCTAAGCAAATGAAGGCGGCAAATTTAGAAGATGTATTTATTTCATTAACCGGTCATGCCCTGCGTGACGAATAA
- a CDS encoding FKBP-type peptidyl-prolyl cis-trans isomerase, translating into MRILSLTVLSLSFAVASVAQSTKPPVKKTTTTTKPAAKPAAKPAAPKPLLKNGVDSLSYAIGMNIGGNMAAQGIENLNYVALNKGIADALKKNTTPLMDENTANMTIQQKLQEFMAKKNSAIKEEGKKFLAENKKQPGVVELPSGIQYKIITQGTGVKPTLEDTIKVHYQGTRLDGFEFDNSYKRGEPIEFQLNGLIEGWKQTVVLMPAGSKWQLFIPSDYAYGDRGAGADIPGGATLIFELELLDVKQVKK; encoded by the coding sequence ATGCGTATTCTTTCTCTTACAGTGTTATCATTATCTTTTGCTGTTGCAAGTGTTGCACAAAGCACAAAACCACCCGTTAAAAAAACCACCACTACCACAAAGCCGGCAGCAAAACCAGCCGCCAAGCCAGCCGCCCCAAAGCCACTACTTAAAAATGGCGTTGACAGTTTAAGCTATGCAATTGGAATGAATATCGGCGGCAATATGGCGGCTCAGGGAATTGAGAACTTAAATTATGTGGCATTAAACAAAGGCATCGCTGATGCGTTGAAAAAAAATACCACGCCATTAATGGATGAAAATACTGCAAACATGACCATACAACAAAAACTACAGGAATTCATGGCAAAAAAGAATTCCGCTATAAAAGAAGAAGGAAAAAAATTCTTAGCTGAAAACAAAAAACAACCCGGTGTAGTGGAACTGCCAAGTGGCATCCAGTACAAGATCATTACACAGGGAACAGGTGTTAAGCCAACACTAGAAGACACCATTAAAGTACATTACCAAGGTACAAGACTAGACGGTTTTGAATTTGACAATTCATACAAACGTGGAGAACCGATCGAGTTTCAATTGAATGGACTGATTGAAGGATGGAAGCAAACAGTGGTACTGATGCCCGCAGGCAGCAAATGGCAACTGTTTATACCAAGTGATTATGCTTATGGCGATCGTGGTGCCGGTGCAGATATACCAGGTGGTGCTACATTAATTTTTGAATTGGAACTGCTGGATGTAAAGCAGGTGAAGAAATAA
- a CDS encoding YfiT family bacillithiol transferase has protein sequence MDLRYPIGNYEPAPYSDVLKEERLADIKFLPGLLEQSIENLDEAPLNTPYRDGGWTVKQVVHHVSDSHLNALSRLKFTLTEDNPTVMGYDEGKWAETAEYTLLPINVSLTMIHAIHAKLYALFSSLKDEDWKRTYIHSQSKKQFDLWYLLGMYAWHGKHHVAHITSLRERKGW, from the coding sequence ATGGACTTACGTTATCCCATTGGCAATTACGAACCAGCTCCTTACAGTGACGTATTGAAAGAAGAACGTTTGGCTGACATTAAATTCTTGCCTGGCTTACTAGAACAGTCAATTGAGAATTTAGATGAAGCACCGTTAAACACGCCTTATCGTGATGGAGGATGGACGGTGAAACAAGTTGTGCATCATGTAAGTGACAGTCACCTTAACGCATTGAGCCGGTTGAAGTTTACATTAACGGAAGACAATCCTACTGTAATGGGTTATGATGAAGGTAAGTGGGCAGAGACAGCTGAGTACACGTTGTTGCCCATCAATGTTTCCTTAACAATGATCCATGCGATCCATGCAAAACTATATGCACTTTTTTCCAGTTTGAAAGATGAAGATTGGAAGAGAACTTATATTCACTCGCAATCAAAAAAGCAATTTGACCTCTGGTATTTGCTGGGCATGTATGCATGGCATGGCAAACATCATGTGGCGCATATTACTTCGTTGCGTGAAAGGAAAGGATGGTGA